A genome region from Balneolaceae bacterium includes the following:
- a CDS encoding glycosyltransferase — protein sequence MMLSKPRLSIILCFSGEQDVIEPTLNTLYGLKEVPFELFLVDDRHTEESRQVIQSLLDFHGHEQTYYYEHPAFGGRGLRISEVLPQCNTPYIWCPESAGEIDGEALMESLDLLEQQKLAFLTSASLPDSTDGWLELAGRDQWPEDGHFLWNFDVIDAASRFFNPEARHYPGLGLAARLQPTYAAALVDPFQQPCEQAKREPLTPSVRRELLGVLMKRYDADGADRKRLYERYEEYTREGVEYPGLEGDLLVEAKNLKEAGRFSGAMELVEHVLKRNPDHSAAKKLKMEILEKRRRFVEASEIKHELEWRSTQTRRRTAPGEFKTSVIIPTTAHGKPALEHCLLNLSNHCDSAATELIVVDNASLDNTHDYLEELKEKNFLNCKVITNSQNMGFAASVNQGLKRAGGTYACILHNDVEIKGPVIRQLENYLDENPDYGMVGPLANKTLYPEQATRAWEEPKGLQPTEILDSFCMMMRTGMGVEMDESFELAFFEDFDLCFQIRDKGYRVGLATDVSVTHYLGTTTFALDLDIDSPQYYKNVAFFNEKWDIDVYSEEKLRAMGTFDQLLALDELVNPLFPEPSLQAWYKEIFTDELRTEIMNTDLDPETLCTLVHLFMVMDEREVMRRLEDRLDKVEISASLIYDLVRYYFDKNIFSRCLHYLNRLEPGKESFQSELYRLAIAVEEKELESAVPRLRDLLDRAPSNPYLYKLAGEIYEFEGDTEEAESFYRIAAQINPFLFSDAGSEVRS from the coding sequence ATGATGCTGAGCAAACCCCGTCTGTCAATCATACTCTGCTTTTCCGGCGAGCAGGATGTTATTGAACCCACCCTCAACACCCTCTACGGGCTGAAGGAGGTGCCCTTTGAACTCTTCCTGGTAGACGACCGCCACACCGAGGAGAGCCGACAGGTTATACAGTCGCTGCTGGATTTTCACGGCCACGAGCAAACCTACTACTACGAGCATCCCGCTTTCGGAGGGAGGGGTCTGCGGATCAGTGAAGTGCTGCCACAATGCAACACACCGTATATCTGGTGTCCGGAGTCGGCGGGGGAGATTGACGGGGAGGCCCTGATGGAGAGCCTGGACCTGCTGGAGCAGCAGAAGCTGGCTTTCCTCACCTCCGCCTCCCTGCCCGACAGCACAGATGGATGGCTGGAGCTGGCCGGCCGCGATCAGTGGCCCGAGGACGGCCATTTTCTCTGGAACTTCGATGTCATCGACGCCGCCAGCCGTTTTTTCAACCCGGAGGCGCGCCACTACCCCGGACTGGGCCTGGCCGCGCGCCTTCAGCCCACCTACGCGGCGGCATTGGTGGATCCCTTTCAGCAACCCTGTGAACAGGCAAAGCGCGAACCCCTCACGCCCTCCGTACGCCGGGAACTGCTGGGCGTGCTGATGAAACGCTACGACGCTGACGGCGCTGACCGCAAGCGTCTCTACGAACGCTACGAAGAGTATACGCGCGAGGGGGTGGAGTACCCGGGCCTGGAAGGCGACCTGCTGGTGGAAGCCAAGAATCTGAAAGAGGCGGGACGCTTTAGCGGCGCCATGGAGCTGGTAGAGCATGTGCTCAAGCGCAACCCGGACCACTCGGCCGCCAAGAAGCTTAAAATGGAGATCCTCGAAAAGCGAAGGCGCTTCGTGGAGGCCTCCGAAATCAAGCACGAGCTGGAGTGGCGGTCTACGCAGACCCGGCGGCGCACCGCCCCCGGCGAGTTCAAGACCAGTGTCATCATCCCCACCACCGCCCACGGTAAACCCGCCCTCGAGCACTGTCTGCTCAATCTCTCCAACCACTGCGACAGCGCTGCAACCGAACTCATCGTCGTCGATAACGCCAGCCTGGACAATACCCACGACTACCTGGAGGAACTGAAAGAGAAGAACTTCCTCAACTGCAAGGTGATCACTAACAGCCAGAACATGGGCTTTGCGGCCTCGGTCAACCAGGGACTCAAGCGCGCAGGCGGGACCTACGCCTGCATCCTGCACAACGACGTGGAGATCAAGGGACCCGTGATCCGGCAGCTGGAAAACTACCTTGACGAAAATCCCGACTACGGCATGGTGGGTCCCCTTGCCAACAAGACCCTCTACCCCGAACAGGCCACAAGAGCCTGGGAAGAGCCCAAGGGACTCCAGCCCACCGAGATTCTCGACAGCTTCTGCATGATGATGCGCACGGGCATGGGCGTGGAGATGGACGAGTCCTTCGAGCTGGCTTTCTTCGAGGACTTCGACCTATGCTTTCAGATTCGTGACAAGGGCTACCGGGTGGGACTGGCCACCGACGTGTCGGTGACGCACTACCTGGGCACCACCACCTTCGCGCTGGACCTAGACATCGACAGTCCCCAGTACTACAAGAACGTGGCCTTTTTCAACGAAAAGTGGGACATCGACGTCTATTCGGAGGAGAAGTTGCGCGCCATGGGCACTTTCGACCAGCTTTTGGCCCTGGACGAGCTGGTGAATCCCCTCTTCCCCGAACCCTCCCTGCAGGCCTGGTACAAGGAGATCTTTACCGACGAGCTTCGCACGGAGATTATGAATACCGACCTCGACCCCGAGACCCTCTGCACGCTGGTGCACCTGTTCATGGTGATGGACGAGCGCGAGGTGATGCGCCGCCTGGAGGACCGCCTCGACAAGGTGGAAATCTCCGCTTCGCTCATCTACGACCTGGTACGCTACTACTTCGACAAGAACATCTTCTCACGCTGCCTGCACTACCTGAACCGACTGGAACCCGGCAAGGAGTCCTTCCAGTCGGAGCTCTACCGCCTGGCCATCGCCGTGGAGGAGAAGGAGCTGGAGTCGGCCGTCCCCCGGCTGCGCGATCTGCTCGATAGAGCCCCTTCCAACCCCTATCTCTACAAGCTGGCAGGCGAAATCTACGAATTCGAGGGCGACACCGAGGAGGCCGAATCCTTCTACCGGATCGCCGCACAGATCAATCCCTTTCTCTTTTCCGACGCCGGCAGCGAGGTACGCAGCTGA
- a CDS encoding site-2 protease family protein, whose protein sequence is MNEDNGSQNDEIGTGGDRDHSDASPRPGRRARNLARWDSTVLDADGEEDGDTGGAGDYDLKTVAKHLGLFLATVATVALTGASFVGFNASLFPLVMPSWPDFMRGLLFAALLLAFLGVHEFGHFFAAMKHKVRVSLPYFIPIPLGIGTLGAVIRIKERIRDTRKMFDVGVAGPLAGLVVSLAVLLIGFATLPDPSYIQNFEGHEAVKNYVAQNGVFPETPPEPASEESGGQGTLMMGETLLYSFLASFFENVPPMYEMYHYPFLFAGWLGLFFTALNLMPVGQLDGGHILYSLIGFRRHRTVARYTFAALTILAGIEAVPFIHQSLGDWDTSVGSLSWLLWAGGLYLLLRRAFHGDHRWVAPLLALSLVASAAWLYGWVGHFDTQHSLIWVFWCAFIAYFVGIEHPPVQYERHLDPVRRRLGWFSMGVFLLCISPTPLYFV, encoded by the coding sequence TTGAACGAAGACAACGGAAGTCAGAACGATGAAATCGGCACCGGAGGGGACCGCGACCATTCCGACGCCTCCCCCAGACCCGGGCGGCGGGCCCGCAACCTGGCCCGCTGGGATTCGACGGTGCTCGACGCCGATGGCGAAGAGGATGGCGACACGGGCGGAGCGGGGGACTACGACCTCAAGACCGTCGCCAAACACCTGGGACTGTTCCTGGCCACCGTGGCCACTGTGGCCCTGACCGGGGCCAGCTTTGTGGGCTTCAACGCCAGCCTCTTTCCACTGGTCATGCCTTCATGGCCCGATTTTATGCGGGGACTGCTCTTCGCCGCGCTGCTGCTGGCCTTCCTGGGCGTGCATGAATTCGGTCATTTCTTTGCCGCCATGAAGCACAAGGTGCGGGTGAGCCTCCCCTATTTTATTCCCATTCCCCTGGGCATCGGCACCCTGGGTGCGGTCATACGCATCAAGGAGCGCATCCGCGACACCCGCAAGATGTTCGACGTAGGCGTGGCGGGTCCCCTGGCCGGGCTGGTCGTCTCCCTGGCGGTACTGCTCATTGGCTTCGCCACCCTTCCCGATCCCTCCTACATCCAGAACTTTGAAGGCCACGAGGCCGTCAAAAACTATGTGGCCCAAAACGGGGTTTTTCCCGAAACCCCGCCTGAGCCCGCCTCGGAGGAGAGCGGCGGACAGGGTACCCTCATGATGGGGGAGACCCTGCTCTACAGTTTCCTGGCGAGTTTCTTCGAGAACGTACCCCCCATGTACGAGATGTATCATTATCCTTTCCTCTTCGCAGGCTGGCTGGGACTCTTTTTCACCGCCCTCAACCTGATGCCGGTGGGTCAGCTGGACGGGGGACACATTCTCTATTCGTTGATCGGCTTCCGGCGTCACCGCACGGTGGCCCGCTACACCTTCGCGGCCCTCACCATCCTGGCCGGCATTGAGGCGGTGCCCTTTATCCACCAGTCGCTGGGAGACTGGGACACCTCCGTGGGATCGCTGAGCTGGCTGCTCTGGGCAGGAGGACTCTACCTGCTGCTGAGGCGCGCCTTCCATGGCGACCACCGCTGGGTGGCTCCGCTGCTGGCCCTCTCACTGGTCGCCTCCGCCGCCTGGCTCTACGGCTGGGTGGGACACTTCGACACCCAGCACTCCCTCATCTGGGTCTTCTGGTGCGCCTTCATCGCCTACTTCGTGGGCATCGAGCACCCTCCCGTACAGTACGAACGACACCTCGACCCCGTCCGGCGGCGGCTGGGCTGGTTCAGCATGGGAGTTTTCCTGCTCTGCATCAGTCCCACCCCCCTCTACTTCGTCTAG
- a CDS encoding arginine deiminase family protein encodes MKLSVRSESGLLQSVIVHTPGREVSLVNPEMKDELLFDDIIFEEDARQEHEGMLEVLRAAMPSDGAIYQITDLIRESFEKEEAREHFIRKLVDRHPEENIHTVEDELHRLDPAELLQFVVEGHTPGLHNFTLYPTPNLVFTRDLAAMVGDAILLSRPAMQARLREALMMEAVIQFHPLFAETRSRCITIADGTSIEGGDVLVASDRVVLIGMSERTSFSGLMRAAERLLETSVEHVLAVDIPKQRASMHLDTIFTFAAPGECLVFAPAITERRNNVIDLSRTGGQVTARTMPSLKEAMEELLEREFTFMNCGGSDRTDQFREQWTDGANVFAVAPGVVVGYERNHHTFRELQNHGYRLMNQHEFIERYRDADLPENVGEGDEKVAVSFVGHELCRGRGGARCMTMPIARKNG; translated from the coding sequence ATGAAGTTATCTGTACGCTCCGAATCCGGCCTCCTGCAAAGTGTCATCGTGCACACCCCCGGCCGGGAGGTCTCCCTCGTCAACCCCGAAATGAAGGACGAGCTGCTCTTCGACGACATTATCTTCGAGGAGGACGCCCGCCAGGAGCACGAGGGCATGCTGGAGGTGCTGCGGGCCGCCATGCCTTCGGACGGCGCCATCTACCAGATCACCGACCTGATCCGCGAGAGTTTTGAGAAGGAGGAAGCCCGCGAACATTTCATCCGCAAACTGGTGGACCGCCATCCCGAGGAGAATATCCACACGGTGGAGGACGAGCTGCACCGGCTGGACCCGGCCGAGTTGCTGCAGTTTGTAGTGGAGGGACACACCCCCGGGCTTCACAATTTCACGCTCTATCCCACGCCCAACCTGGTCTTCACCCGCGACCTGGCGGCCATGGTGGGCGACGCCATCCTGCTCTCCCGCCCCGCCATGCAGGCGCGCCTGCGCGAAGCCCTCATGATGGAGGCTGTGATCCAGTTCCACCCCCTCTTCGCCGAAACCCGCAGCCGCTGCATCACCATCGCCGACGGGACCTCCATCGAGGGCGGCGACGTGCTGGTGGCTTCCGATCGCGTGGTACTCATCGGCATGAGCGAGCGTACCTCTTTCAGCGGACTGATGCGCGCCGCCGAGCGCCTGCTGGAGACCTCCGTGGAGCACGTGCTGGCGGTGGATATTCCCAAGCAGCGCGCCTCCATGCACCTGGATACCATTTTTACTTTTGCCGCCCCCGGCGAGTGCCTGGTTTTCGCTCCCGCTATCACCGAACGCCGCAACAACGTCATCGACCTGAGCCGCACGGGCGGACAGGTGACGGCCCGCACCATGCCCTCCCTGAAGGAAGCCATGGAGGAACTGCTGGAGCGGGAGTTCACCTTCATGAACTGCGGTGGAAGCGACCGTACCGACCAGTTCCGCGAGCAGTGGACCGACGGCGCCAACGTCTTTGCCGTAGCCCCGGGCGTGGTGGTGGGTTACGAAAGGAACCACCACACCTTCCGGGAGCTGCAGAACCACGGCTACCGGCTTATGAACCAGCACGAATTCATCGAGCGCTACCGCGACGCCGACCTGCCTGAGAACGTGGGAGAAGGCGACGAGAAGGTGGCCGTGAGTTTTGTGGGACACGAGCTGTGCCGGGGACGCGGGGGCGCGCGCTGCATGACCATGCCAATCGCAAGAAAAAACGGATAG
- a CDS encoding YggS family pyridoxal phosphate-dependent enzyme: protein MSEDIPSNLEQLQQRIDKACREAGRNPKDITLVAVSKTKPLERIREAFACGQVHFGENRAKELQDKMEGWDEPDVRWHMVGNLQTNKIKYMVERVDWIDSVPKKKILREIEKRASRIDRVIDTLIQVNISGENQKSGCEPEDLPGILEYGQGLEHVRIRGLMGIASLVDDPEEVRPEFRLMRELLQEHRTSYGGNVQLEHLSMGMTNDLEVAIQEGSTMLRVGRAIFGERNYG from the coding sequence ATGTCCGAAGATATTCCATCGAACCTGGAGCAGCTGCAGCAGCGCATCGACAAGGCCTGCCGCGAAGCGGGCCGCAATCCGAAAGATATTACCCTGGTCGCTGTTTCCAAGACCAAACCGCTGGAACGCATCCGGGAGGCCTTTGCCTGCGGACAGGTCCACTTCGGGGAGAACCGCGCCAAGGAGCTGCAGGACAAGATGGAGGGATGGGACGAGCCCGACGTGCGCTGGCATATGGTCGGCAACCTGCAGACCAACAAGATCAAGTATATGGTGGAGCGTGTGGACTGGATCGACTCGGTTCCCAAAAAGAAAATTCTGAGAGAGATCGAGAAGCGCGCTTCCCGCATCGACCGGGTGATCGACACCCTCATCCAGGTGAACATCAGCGGGGAAAACCAGAAGAGCGGCTGCGAACCGGAAGACCTTCCGGGGATTCTGGAGTACGGGCAGGGACTGGAACACGTGCGCATACGGGGACTGATGGGCATCGCCTCGCTGGTGGACGACCCCGAGGAGGTGCGTCCCGAATTCCGGCTGATGCGCGAGCTCCTGCAGGAACACCGCACAAGCTACGGGGGCAACGTGCAGCTGGAACACCTCTCCATGGGTATGACCAACGACCTGGAGGTAGCCATCCAGGAAGGATCCACCATGCTGCGGGTGGGGCGCGCCATCTTCGGCGAACGTAACTATGGATGA
- the smpB gene encoding SsrA-binding protein SmpB: MSNANPTIENRKARHEYHVHETFEAGIVLKGTEVKSLRDGKASLGEAFAYMQDGEVWLRDMYIKPYKEGSWANHEERRPRKLLLKKREIAELDKAVTRKGFTIIPLKLYFKNGYAKILIGIAEGKKKYDKREDIKERDVKREIDRKVKGSYKINL; this comes from the coding sequence ATGTCCAACGCCAACCCCACCATAGAAAACCGCAAGGCGCGCCACGAGTACCACGTCCACGAGACCTTCGAGGCGGGCATCGTACTGAAAGGCACCGAAGTGAAGTCGCTGCGCGACGGCAAGGCCAGCCTCGGCGAAGCCTTCGCCTACATGCAGGACGGGGAGGTATGGCTGCGCGACATGTATATCAAGCCCTACAAGGAGGGCTCGTGGGCCAACCACGAGGAGCGGCGTCCTCGCAAGCTGCTGCTGAAAAAGCGGGAGATCGCCGAACTCGACAAGGCGGTCACCCGCAAGGGCTTTACCATTATCCCGTTGAAGCTCTACTTCAAGAACGGCTACGCCAAAATTCTGATCGGGATCGCGGAAGGAAAGAAGAAGTACGACAAACGGGAGGATATCAAGGAGCGGGACGTTAAGCGGGAGATTGATCGTAAAGTGAAAGGAAGCTACAAGATAAATCTCTAG
- a CDS encoding fasciclin domain-containing protein gives MTTRTACHTTFLALLLLWGLQPAPAVAQEEPEMNIVEIVENTPRLSVLNRVLQASGMKDSLRTGGPYTMFLPVNEAFYELPYAERSLLWDTSNRARIRRILSNHILDRRMTSEEMAARSNIPSRLEDLPVDTTGNLIQVKGANILQPDVEAVNGMVHVIDAILMPSYVE, from the coding sequence ATGACCACCCGTACCGCCTGCCATACAACATTCCTTGCCCTGCTGTTACTGTGGGGCCTGCAGCCTGCGCCGGCTGTGGCCCAGGAGGAGCCCGAAATGAACATCGTTGAGATTGTGGAGAACACCCCGCGGCTTTCGGTGCTCAACCGGGTGCTGCAGGCCAGCGGCATGAAAGACAGTCTGCGCACCGGCGGTCCGTACACCATGTTCCTGCCCGTCAATGAGGCCTTCTACGAGCTGCCCTATGCCGAGCGCAGCTTGTTGTGGGACACCTCCAACCGCGCACGCATCCGCCGCATTCTCAGCAATCATATACTCGACCGACGGATGACCTCCGAAGAGATGGCGGCCCGCAGCAACATACCCTCCCGGCTGGAAGACCTGCCCGTCGACACCACCGGCAACTTGATACAAGTAAAAGGCGCCAACATCCTGCAGCCTGATGTGGAAGCCGTCAACGGGATGGTTCATGTGATTGACGCCATCCTGATGCCCTCCTATGTGGAGTAG
- a CDS encoding transglutaminase-like domain-containing protein, translating to MPTPSEIKSLVSLLEDPDPYVQSEVRSRLFELGEQAVPLLDQQKNEVRDPSEKEHINEIIRWITFGSLEEDFVELLQLGIDSPSRLEDAAFTLCRFHNPTLREREYVKKLDRFADLVENRIRYSLSETQKMHKLLDFVFDDLGFQGSTDDYYHPENSYLNRVIDRRQGLPISLGLIVLFLARRLELPFYGVNMPIHFMLKFRGEKDELLIDPFDRGKVVTYNQCYYFLKQNGLDPRSEHFETAGEREILARCIRNLVHSYSRREEEEKAGQLKQLLKMVSN from the coding sequence ATGCCCACACCCTCCGAAATAAAATCGCTGGTCTCCCTGCTGGAAGATCCCGACCCCTACGTGCAGTCGGAGGTCAGAAGCCGGCTCTTCGAGCTGGGCGAACAGGCCGTGCCCCTGCTGGACCAGCAGAAAAACGAGGTGCGGGACCCGTCCGAGAAGGAACACATCAACGAAATCATCCGCTGGATCACCTTCGGCAGCCTGGAGGAGGATTTCGTGGAGCTGCTGCAGCTGGGCATCGACAGCCCCTCCCGGCTGGAGGATGCCGCCTTCACCCTCTGCCGCTTTCACAACCCCACCCTCCGGGAGCGGGAGTACGTCAAGAAGCTCGACCGCTTTGCCGACTTGGTGGAGAACCGCATACGCTACAGCCTGAGCGAAACCCAGAAAATGCACAAGCTGCTCGACTTCGTCTTCGACGACCTGGGCTTCCAGGGCAGCACGGACGACTATTACCATCCCGAGAACTCTTACCTGAACCGGGTCATCGACCGCCGCCAGGGCCTCCCCATCTCCCTGGGCCTGATTGTGCTTTTCCTGGCGCGCCGACTGGAGCTTCCCTTTTACGGGGTGAACATGCCCATTCATTTCATGCTCAAGTTCCGCGGCGAAAAGGACGAGTTGCTGATCGACCCCTTCGACCGGGGCAAGGTGGTTACCTACAACCAGTGCTACTACTTCCTCAAGCAGAACGGCCTGGATCCCCGCAGCGAGCACTTCGAGACAGCCGGCGAGCGCGAGATCCTGGCGCGCTGCATCCGTAACCTGGTGCACAGCTACTCCCGCCGGGAGGAAGAGGAAAAGGCCGGCCAGCTTAAGCAGCTCCTGAAGATGGTCAGCAACTGA
- a CDS encoding Nif3-like dinuclear metal center hexameric protein, with product MNTRVRHISTFLHQWAPPSTKLEYDNVGLLLGDPDREVTRVLTTLDVTMEVAEEAVEKGCELIVSHHPLIFKSIDRINPTGEQGRIIYKLIRNDVALIAAHTNLDAALDGVSFVLAEKLGLENLKFLEAGYPVSRKIVLTTSHNDHEAVLKLLNYYSAEEAHYSRVEGRKGEQYTYQAIIDEHNVGGLKRELRKKGLLDRGSFQVMKVASPSNNFGMGVVGLYRDQGLTQQEFLEKVSGTLNARALRFSGEAERIKKVAVCGGAGVSLTSRAVAEGAQAFVTSDIKYHDWFVDTEPFLLVDAGHYESEIPIASTLQHELQEAFEELNVMETGVNTNPMNVYIPQSS from the coding sequence ATGAATACACGGGTCCGGCATATATCCACCTTTCTTCACCAGTGGGCGCCCCCCAGCACCAAATTGGAATACGATAACGTCGGACTTCTCCTGGGAGATCCGGACCGGGAGGTCACCCGCGTACTCACCACCCTCGACGTGACCATGGAGGTGGCCGAGGAGGCCGTGGAAAAGGGATGCGAGCTCATCGTCTCTCACCATCCGCTTATCTTCAAGAGTATCGACCGCATCAATCCCACCGGTGAGCAGGGGCGCATCATTTACAAGCTCATACGCAACGATGTCGCCCTCATTGCCGCCCACACCAATCTCGACGCGGCCCTGGACGGGGTCTCCTTCGTGTTGGCCGAGAAGCTGGGACTGGAGAATCTCAAATTTCTGGAGGCGGGCTATCCCGTCAGCCGCAAGATTGTACTGACCACGAGTCACAACGACCACGAAGCGGTGCTCAAGCTGCTCAACTACTACTCCGCCGAGGAGGCTCACTATTCTCGTGTGGAGGGGCGAAAGGGCGAGCAGTACACCTACCAGGCCATCATCGACGAGCACAACGTCGGGGGACTTAAAAGGGAGCTGCGCAAGAAGGGCCTCCTCGACCGCGGCAGTTTCCAGGTCATGAAAGTGGCCAGCCCTTCCAACAACTTCGGCATGGGGGTGGTGGGCCTCTACCGTGACCAGGGACTCACCCAGCAGGAGTTTCTCGAGAAGGTATCCGGCACCCTCAACGCAAGGGCGCTTCGCTTTTCGGGAGAGGCCGAACGTATCAAGAAGGTGGCCGTCTGCGGGGGAGCCGGCGTTTCGCTCACCTCGCGGGCCGTAGCCGAGGGCGCGCAGGCCTTCGTGACCTCCGACATCAAATACCACGACTGGTTCGTCGATACCGAACCTTTTCTGCTGGTCGACGCGGGCCACTACGAGAGCGAGATCCCCATCGCCTCCACTCTGCAGCACGAGTTGCAGGAAGCTTTTGAAGAATTGAACGTGATGGAAACCGGGGTGAACACCAACCCCATGAATGTCTACATTCCGCAATCATCCTAA